In the genome of Drosophila yakuba strain Tai18E2 chromosome 3R, Prin_Dyak_Tai18E2_2.1, whole genome shotgun sequence, one region contains:
- the LOC6539007 gene encoding polyribonucleotide nucleotidyltransferase 1, mitochondrial produces MAMIFTRKSLKLLNYRLKCLSLSCPSGRRGIQSSSNAEAPSVEVNFSNGRNMTFSSGRLARFANGTAVCQMGDTAVMVTAVAKTKPNPGQGFMPLVVDYRLKNAASGRIPMNFMRRELGPSEKEILSARLIDRSLRPLFHKDYRTETQLVCNMLAMDAVHSPDVLAINAASMALSLSDIPWNGPIGAVRVGLCDGEVLINPTRRELQSSQLDLVVSATKQNLVVMLEGKGNVVLQQDLLKAIKQGTREAQFIIHEIERLQKAYGRQKREVEVTADVDPELGKAVRSMCEMRLREIFQDSTHDKISRDNAVNEVRSNVIDKVWSSFPDTEPSLIAEQFNQTSRAIFRELIFERGLRCDGRDYDQLRNISCQVDMYKPLHGSALFQRGQTQVFCTVSLDSQESAMKLDSLAALESGGLKAKNFMLHYEFPPYATGEVGRIGPVGRRELGHGALAERSLLPTLPNDYPFTVRLTSEVLESNGSSSMASVCGGSLALMDAGVPVSAPAAGVAIGLVTKYENDDTKHLQDYRILTDILGIEDYMGDMDMKVAGTRKGFTAIQADLKIPGIPLKVVMESLQKATDAKSKILDIMSEAIREPRKYPKDSWPVSETLTVEPQQRAQLIGPSGLHMKRIYLETGTSLTAVDETHFNVFAPSQAAMDEAKELIEGYMVKERVPDLEFGGIYTAKITELRDTGVMVILYPSMPPALLHNSQLDQRKIAHPSALNLEVGQEIQVKYFGRDPVSGFMRLSRKVLQGPALGIPRSLNKSAGESGT; encoded by the exons ATGGCCATGATTTTCACAAGGAAATCGCTGAAGCTGCTCAACTACCGCCTCAAATGCCTAAGCTTGTCCTGTCCAAGTGGAAGGAGGGGAATCCAGAGCAGTTCCAACGCAGAAGCGCCCTCCGTGGAAGTCAACTTCAGCAATGG ACGTAACATGACCTTCAGTTCCGGCCGCTTGGCGCGTTTTGCGAATGGAACAGCTGTGTGCCAAATGGGCGACACCGCCGTCATGGTCACCGCGGTGGCCAAAACGAAGCCAAATCCCGGCCAGGGTTTCATGCCTCTGGTGGTTGACTACCGACTGAAAAACGCCGCCTCCGGCAGGATACCCATGAACTTCATGCGCCGGGAACTGGGTCCCTCGGAGAAGGAGATCCTGTCCGCCCGCCTCATTGACCGCTCGCTGCGTCCGCTCTTCCACAAAGACTATCGCACGGAGACGCAGCTGGTGTGCAACATGTTGGCCATGGATGCGGTGCACAGTCCGGATGTCCTGGCAATCAATGCCGCTTCCATGGCGCTTTCTCTTAGTGATATTCCCTGGAATGGACCCATTGGTGCAGTGCG CGTTGGCCTCTGCGACGGCGAGGTGCTGATCAACCCCACGCGCCGGGAGCTGCAGAGTTCGCAGCTGGATTTGGTAGTCTCCGCCACCAAGCAAAACCTCGTGGTTATGTTGGAGGGCAAGGGCAACGTGGTTCTTCAGCAGGATCTGCTGAAGGCCATCAAGCAGGGCACTCGCGAAGCCCAGTTCATCATCCACGAGATCGAGCGACTGCAGAAGGCCTACGGTCGACAGAAGCGCGAGGTGGAAGTGACTGCCGATGTGGATCCCGAACTGGGGAAAGCTGTGCGCAGCATGTGCGAGATGCGACTGAGAGAGATCTTCCAGGACTCCACGCATGACAAGATCTCGCGGGACAATGCGGTGAACGAGGTGCGCTCCAACGTCATCGACAAGGTGTGGAGTTCGTTTCCGGACACCGAACCGTCGCTCATCGCCGAGCAGTTCAACCAGACCAGTAGAGCCATCTTCCGCGAGCTGATCTTTGAGCGGGGTCTTCGCTGCGATGGACGGGACTACGACCAGTTGAGAAACATTTCCTGCCAGGTGGACATGTACAAGCCTCTCCACGGATCCGCTCTATTCCAGCGCGGTCAGACGCAGGTCTTCTGCACGGTTAGCTTGGACTCGCAGGAAAGCGCCATGAAGCTGGACTCGTTGGCCGCCTTGGAAAGCGGCGGCCTGAAGGCCAAGAACTTTATGCTGCACTATGAGTTCCCGCCGTATGCCACGGGTGAAGTGGGTCGTATTGGTCCAGTGGGTCGCCGGGAGTTGGGCCATGGAGCCTTGGCGGAGAGATCGCTGCTTCCCACCCTGCCCAATGATTACCCCTTTACGGTGAGACTCACCTCTGAAGTTCTCGAATCCAATGGGAGCAGTAGCATGGCCAGCGTTTGTGGTGGCTCCTTGGCGCTCATGGACGCCGGAGTTCCAGTGAGTGCGCCTGCAGCAGGTGTGGCCATTGGCCTGGTCACCAAGTACGAGAACGACGACACGAAGCACCTGCAGGACTACCGCATTCTCACCGACATCCTGGGAATCGAAGACTACATGGGCGACATGGACATGAAGGTGGCTGGCACGAGGAAAGGCTTCACCGCCATCCAGGCGGACCTCAAGATACCGGGCATTCCTCTCAAGGTTGTGATGGAATCGCTGCAAAAGGCCACCGACGCCAAATCCAAGATTCTGGACATCATGAGCGAGGCCATAAGGGAACCTCG CAAATACCCCAAGGACAGCTGGCCAGTGAGTGAAACCCTGACCGTGGAGCCGCAGCAGCGGGCGCAGCTAATCGGTCCCAGCGGCCTTCACATGAAGCGGATTTACTTGGAGACGGGCACCTCCCTAACAGCCGTCGATGAGACCCACTTCAATGTGTTTGCTCCTTCTCAAGCGGCCATGGATGAGGCCAAGGAGCTGATCGAGGGCTACATGGTGAAGGAGCGAGTGCCGGACCTGGAGTTCGGCGGAATCTACACAGCCAAAATCACCGAACTGCGGGACACCGGAGTAATGGTCATCCTGTATCCCAGCATGCCGCCCGCCTTGCTGCACAACTCGCAGCTGGACCAGCGCAAGATAGCCCATCCCTCTGCCCTCAACCTCGAGGTGGGCCAGGAGATCCAGGTCAAGTACTTTGGCCGCGATCCCGTCTCCGGCTTCATGCGCCTTTCGCGAAAGGTTCTTCAGGGACCCGCTCTGGGAATCCCCCGCTCGCTCAACAAATCCGCCGGGGAGAGCGGAACGTGA
- the LOC6539006 gene encoding eIF-2-alpha kinase GCN2 isoform X1: MADEKAKESFRERQAQELEVIKSIFGGDVEDLRPQANPALWKPTDIRIQLTPLRDSSNGLETYVCTKLHVTCPSKYPKLPPKICLEESKGMSDQVLEALRSQLQAQSQELRGEVMIYELAQTVQAFLLEHNKPPKGSFYDQMLQDKQKRDQELQDEQRQRESLQRQTLIDEVERRKEMFKTETKRRGEPRRSMSESNPRHPSSSESSENSSPYYRGHIYPSKCLDHRNTETLYFHKMGRQIQRGCCVGHSQRGCIAYTGIDMHSGQLLYITEWNIKYSQLEQPCIGGGKCHWSSESKCMGNHRVDEVMASIEKQVSTLAQLQHKNLVSYECVLCIKRKEGLLVYLVQDFLLGTSVFSISSSLGWCMDGARMVARGVLDALIFLHNKGVSHSHLLDSTVFMDNTGNVRVSDFSLVPNLLELLSGAGQSSSCGDLPALGALVESLMPTNSYEMRDFVDKCNSDRTLSASELLEHPFLRFYVDNGQQQVMPLPLQQHPSTVQRTGPAMPYQIPTLALSQSRLRTEFEVLMYLGKGAFGDVLKVRNILDNREYAIKRIPLPARSRQLYKKMTREVELLSRLNHENVVRYFNSWIESVDDADAAEMDKLLGGEWSQSQQDLSVKPAKSPQLGPTLEEDEDEEDSSSSMWNGYIPNMEDSDSDGIEFVDSNGKVAVYDDEEQEDSTRGKTNSPKPLMQVMYIQMEFCEKCTLRTAIDDNLFNDTDRLWRLFREIAEGLAHIHQQGIIHRDLKPVNIFLDSHDQIKIGDFGLATTSFLALQAHDTAPAPVHQITSAEDGTGTGKVGTTLYVAPELTGNASKSVYNQKVDMYTLGVILFEMCQPPFDTSMERAQTIMALRNVSINIPDAMLKDPKYEKTVKMLQWLLNHDPAQRPTAEELLISDLVPPAQLEANELQEMLRHALANPQSKAYKNLVARCLQQESDEVLEHTYHLGSSRAMKSWNSAIIIDDIVSLNPVIEFVKAKVVNLFRKHGAIEVDSPLLSPLSARNSSANANANAVHLMTHSGCVVVLPCDLRTQFARHVTMNSVNLIRRYCVDRVYREERVFNFHPKQSYDCSFDIIAPTTGSHLVDAELLSLAFEITSELPRLREKNLAIRMNHTNLLRAILIFCNVPKAQYGALFENTMDFIESRISRFQFHSSITGIMEKSRTSAQTLMDMLLANFLLTGSRSTVDDSALKSLMRGKGEAASLARGALRELETVVGLAYSLGVKCPIHIWAGLPISFDRASNGGIVWQMTADLKPNRSGHPSVLAIGERYDSMLHEFQKQAQKFNPAMPARGVLSGAGLTFSLDKLVAAVGVEYAKDCRAIDVGICVCGTRPPLKDVTYIMRLLWSVGIRCGIVEAASELGDEAQDLARLGALHVILVAENGSLRVRSFERERFQERHLTRTELVEFIQKMLRTDGLNGTTVDTFSQSSTTGSGDSRSSGGGKERERGENGLSTSASNATIKNSYSQLPNLQVTFLTHDKPTANYKRRLENQVAQQMSSTLSQFLKKETFVVLVVELPPAVVNAIVGAINPREIRKRETEPEINFVIERFSKYKRYISEINEEVMDYLGDAKTPIVALYSISDSYYRVII; this comes from the exons ATGGCGGACGAAAAGGCTAAGGAATCCTTCCGCGAGCGGCAAGCGCAGGAGTTGGAGGTTATAAAG TCCATCTTTGGCGGCGATGTGGAGGACCTGCGACCCCAGGCGAATCCTGCCCTGTGGAAGCCAACGGACATACGGATACAGCTCACCCCACTGAGAGACTCCTCCAATGGACTGGAAACCTACGTCTGCACCAAGCTGCACGTCACCTGTCCTTCGAAGTATCCAAAACT GCCCCCTAAGATATGTCTCGAGGAGTCCAAAGGCATGTCGGATCAGGTGCTGGAGGCCCTGCGCAGCCAGCTGCAGGCTCAGTCCCAGGAGCTACGTGGCGAGGTGATGATTTATGAACTGGCCCAGACCGTTCAGGCCTTTCTCCTCGAGCACAACAAGCCGCCAAAGGGCTCTTTCTACGATCAGATGCTGCAGGACAAACAGAAGCGCGACCAGGAGCTACAGGAcgagcagcggcagcgggaGTCCCTGCAACGCCAGACGCTCATCGACGAGGTGGAGCGGCGCAAGGAGATGTTTAAGACGGAGACTAAAAGGCGCGGCGAACCACGGCGCAGCATGAGCGAGTCTAACCCACGGCATCCCAGCTCGTCGGAGAGCTCCGAGAACTCCTCGCCCTACTATCGTGGTCACATCTACCCCTCCAAATGTCTGGATCACCGCAACACGGAGACGCTCTACTTCCACAAGATGGGCAGGCAAATTCAGCGAGGATGCTGCGTTG GTCACTCCCAACGAGGATGCATCGCCTACACTGGCATAGACATGCACAGCGGCCAGCTGCTCTATATCACAGAATGGAACATCAAGTACAGCCAGCTGGAGCAGCCGTGCATCGGCGGAGGCAAGTGTCACTGGAGCAGCGAGTCAAAGTGCATGGGCAATCATCGTGTGGACGAAGTGATGGCCTCCATTGAAAAGCAGGTGTCCACGCTGGCCCAACTACAGCATAAAAATCTTGTCTCCTACGAGTGCGTGCTCTGCATCAAGCGGAAGGAAGGCTTGCTTGTATATTTGGTCCAGGACTTCCTGCTCGGCACCAGCGTGTTCAGCATTTCCTCCTCGCTGGGCTGGTGCATGGACGGCGCACGGATGGTTGCGCGCGGCGTGCTGGATGCCCTAATATTCCTACACAACAAGGGTGTATCCCACAGTCACCTGCTCGACAGCACGGTTTTTATGGACAACACCGGCAATGTGCGGGTATCAGACTTTTCGCTCGTTCCCAATCTTCTAGAACTTCTGAGCGGAGCTGGACAAAGCAGCAGTTGCGGAGATTTACCCGCGCTAGGTGCCCTGGTGGAGAGCTTAATGCCCACTAACAGTTATGAGATGCGCGACTTTGTAGACAA ATGCAACTCGGACCGCACGCTTTCCGCATCAGAGTTGTTGGAGCATCCGTTCTTACGCTTCTACGTCGACAATGGCCAGCAGCAAGTGATGCCATTAccactgcagcagcatccTAGTACCGTCCAGCGCACTGGACCCGCCATGCCCTACCAGATACCGACACTGGCCTTAAGCCAATCCCGCCTGCGAACAGAGTTCGAGGTGCTCATGTACTTGGGAAAGGGTGCCTTTGGCGACGTCCTAAAGGTGCGCAACATTTTAGACAACCGAGAGTACGCCATCAAGCGCATTCCATTGCCCGCGAGGAGTCGCCAGTTGTACAAAAAGATGACGCGCGAGGTGGAGCTACTTTCGCGGCTGAATCATGAGAACGTAGTTCGATACTTTAATAGTTGGATAGAGAGTGTGGATGACGCAGATGCCGCTGAGATGGATAAACTGCTGGGTGGTGAGTGGTCCCAGAGCCAGCAGGACCTCAGCGTGAAGCCTGCCAAGTCACCACAGCTTGGGCCCACCttggaggaggatgaggatgaagAGGACAGCTCATCCAGCATGTGGAACGGTTACAT ACCCAACATGGAGGACTCCGATTCGGATGGCATTGAATTTGTGGACTCCAACGGCAAGGTGGCCGTCTACGACGACGAAGAGCAAGAGGATTCCACCAGAGGCAAGACCAATTCGCCAAAACCTCTGATGCAGGTCATGTACATTCAGATGGAGTTCTGCGAGAAATGCACACTGCG cACCGCAATCGATGACAATCTTTTCAATGACACGGATCGACTGTGGCGTTTATTTCGGGAGATCGCCGAGGGCCTCGCGCACATTCACCAGCAAGGCATTATTCATCGGGACCTAAAGCCCGTTAACATCTTCTTGGACTCGCACGATCAGATCAAGATCGGTGACTTCGGTCTGGCCACCACCAGTTTTCTGGCCCTGCAGGCCCACGACACAGCACCTGCGCCTGTGCACCAGATAACCAGTGCGGAGGACGGCACTGGCACTGGTAAGGTGGGCACCACTCTCTACGTGGCCCCCGAGTTGACGGGAAATGCTTCCAAGTCTGTGTACAACCAGAAGGTTGATATGTACACCCTGGGAGTCATTCTCTTCGAGATGTGCCAACCACCGTTCGACACAAGCATGGAGCGGGCTCAGACCATTATGGCCCTTCGCAATGTTTCCATCAATATACCGGATGCTATGCTCAAGGATCCCAAGTATGAGAAGACGGTGAAG ATGCTTCAGTGGCTTCTTAACCACGATCCCGCCCAGAGACCTACGGCGGAGGAGCTGCTCATCTCAGACCTGGTTCCACCAGCCCAGTTGGAGGCCAATGAGCTGCAGGAAATGCTGCGTCACGCGCTCGCCAATCCGCAGAGCAAGGCCTACAAGAACCTGGTCGCCAGGTGTCTTCAACAGGAGAGCGACGAGGTGCTGGAACACACCTACCACTTGGGTAGCAGCCGAGCTATGAAATCCTGGAACTCGGCCATCATAATCGACGATATAGTGTCCCTGAACCCCGTGATTGAGTTTGTTAAGGCTAAGGTCGTGAATCTGTTCCGCAAACACGGAGCCATAGAGGTGGACTCACCACTCCTGTCCCCACTTTCCGCAAGGAACAGCAGCGCGAATGCGAACGCCAATGCCGTGCACCTGATGACCCACTCGGGATGTGTGGTGGTGCTACCCTGCGACCTGCGGACACAGTTTGCCCGCCACGTGACCATGAACAGCGTGAATCTCATTCGGCGCTATTGCGTGGACCGTGTGTATCGGGAGGAGCGAGTGTTCAATTTCCATCCCAAACAAAGCTACGACTGCTCCTTCGATATAATTGCACCCACAACTGGAAGCCACCTGGTGGATGCGGAGCTGCTATCGTTGGCTTTTGAAATCACCAGTGAACTGCCCCGTTTGCGGGAAAAGAATCTGGCGATCCGCATGAATCACACTAATCTGTTGAGGGCCATCCTCATCTTCTGCAATGTACCAAAGGCTCAGTATGGAGCACTGTTCGAGAACACCATGGACTTCATCGAGTCGCGCATCTCACGCTTCCAATTTCACTCGAGCATAACAGGGATTATGGAAAAGTCGCGAACATCTGCGCAAACTCTGATGGACATGTTGTTAGCCAACTTTCTGCTGACTGGTTCCAGAAGCACGGTCGACGATTCCGCGCTGAAATCTTTGATGCGCGGAAAGGGCGAAGCGGCTTCACTGGCGAGAGGAGCACTACGGGAACTTGAAACCGTGGTGGGACTGGCTTACAGCCTAGGCGTAAAG TGTCCTATACACATATGGGCTGGCTTGCCCATCAGCTTCGATCGTGCCAGCAACGGTGGAATTGTGTGGCAGATGACCGCTGATCTGAAACCGAATCGCTCTGGTCATCCTTCGGTTCTGGCGATTGGGGAGAGATACGATTCCATGCTGCATGAGTTCCAGAAGCAGGCGCAGAAGTTTAATCCTGCCATGCCGGCACGAGGAGTGCTTAGTGGAGCGGGCTTGACGTTTTCCCTGGACAAACTGGTGGCTGCTGTGGGTGTGGAGTACGCTAAGGACTGTCGGGCGATAGATGTGGGCATTTGCGTGTGTGGAACCCGTCCGCCGCTAAAGGATGTGACCTACATCATGCGTCTGCTGTGGTCGGTTGGCATCCGTTGCGGCATTGTGGAGGCCGCCAGCGAGTTGGGCGATGAAGCGCAGGATCTTGCTCGCCTTGGGGCGTTACATGTCATCCTAGTGGCGGAAAATGGATCCTTGCGAGTGAGATCTTTCGAGCGGGAACGCTTTCAGGAGCGTCACCTGACCAGAACCGAACTGGTGGAGTTCATCCAGAAGATGCTGCGAACTGATGGACTCAATGGAACCACTGTCGACACCTTCAGCCAGTCGTCAACCACGGGTAGTGGCGACAGCAGAAGCAGTGGTGGTGGCAAGGAAAGGGAGCGCGGCGAGAATGGCCTGAGCACCTCCGCATCGAATGCCACCATTAAGAACAGCTACAGCCAGCTGCCGAATCTCCAGGTGACGTTTCTCACCCACGACAAGCCTACGGCGAACTACAAAAGGCGCCTGGAGAACCAGGTGGCCCAGCAGATGAGCTCAACGCTATCCCAGTTCCTCAAGAAAGAGACCTTCGTGGTCCTGGTGGTGGAGTTGCCACCAGCTGTTGTAAATGCCATTGTAGGGGCCATCAATCCTCGCGAGATACGCAAGAGAGAGACTGAACCGGAAATCAACTTTGTGATCGAGCG ATTTTCGAAGTACAAGCGCTATATATCCGAGATAAACGAAGAGGTGATGGACTATCTGGGCGATGCCAAGACTCCCATTGTGGCCTTGTACAGCATTTCCGATTCCTACTACCGCGTCATTATCTAG
- the LOC6539006 gene encoding eIF-2-alpha kinase GCN2 isoform X2 encodes MHSGQLLYITEWNIKYSQLEQPCIGGGKCHWSSESKCMGNHRVDEVMASIEKQVSTLAQLQHKNLVSYECVLCIKRKEGLLVYLVQDFLLGTSVFSISSSLGWCMDGARMVARGVLDALIFLHNKGVSHSHLLDSTVFMDNTGNVRVSDFSLVPNLLELLSGAGQSSSCGDLPALGALVESLMPTNSYEMRDFVDKCNSDRTLSASELLEHPFLRFYVDNGQQQVMPLPLQQHPSTVQRTGPAMPYQIPTLALSQSRLRTEFEVLMYLGKGAFGDVLKVRNILDNREYAIKRIPLPARSRQLYKKMTREVELLSRLNHENVVRYFNSWIESVDDADAAEMDKLLGGEWSQSQQDLSVKPAKSPQLGPTLEEDEDEEDSSSSMWNGYIPNMEDSDSDGIEFVDSNGKVAVYDDEEQEDSTRGKTNSPKPLMQVMYIQMEFCEKCTLRTAIDDNLFNDTDRLWRLFREIAEGLAHIHQQGIIHRDLKPVNIFLDSHDQIKIGDFGLATTSFLALQAHDTAPAPVHQITSAEDGTGTGKVGTTLYVAPELTGNASKSVYNQKVDMYTLGVILFEMCQPPFDTSMERAQTIMALRNVSINIPDAMLKDPKYEKTVKMLQWLLNHDPAQRPTAEELLISDLVPPAQLEANELQEMLRHALANPQSKAYKNLVARCLQQESDEVLEHTYHLGSSRAMKSWNSAIIIDDIVSLNPVIEFVKAKVVNLFRKHGAIEVDSPLLSPLSARNSSANANANAVHLMTHSGCVVVLPCDLRTQFARHVTMNSVNLIRRYCVDRVYREERVFNFHPKQSYDCSFDIIAPTTGSHLVDAELLSLAFEITSELPRLREKNLAIRMNHTNLLRAILIFCNVPKAQYGALFENTMDFIESRISRFQFHSSITGIMEKSRTSAQTLMDMLLANFLLTGSRSTVDDSALKSLMRGKGEAASLARGALRELETVVGLAYSLGVKCPIHIWAGLPISFDRASNGGIVWQMTADLKPNRSGHPSVLAIGERYDSMLHEFQKQAQKFNPAMPARGVLSGAGLTFSLDKLVAAVGVEYAKDCRAIDVGICVCGTRPPLKDVTYIMRLLWSVGIRCGIVEAASELGDEAQDLARLGALHVILVAENGSLRVRSFERERFQERHLTRTELVEFIQKMLRTDGLNGTTVDTFSQSSTTGSGDSRSSGGGKERERGENGLSTSASNATIKNSYSQLPNLQVTFLTHDKPTANYKRRLENQVAQQMSSTLSQFLKKETFVVLVVELPPAVVNAIVGAINPREIRKRETEPEINFVIERFSKYKRYISEINEEVMDYLGDAKTPIVALYSISDSYYRVII; translated from the exons ATGCACAGCGGCCAGCTGCTCTATATCACAGAATGGAACATCAAGTACAGCCAGCTGGAGCAGCCGTGCATCGGCGGAGGCAAGTGTCACTGGAGCAGCGAGTCAAAGTGCATGGGCAATCATCGTGTGGACGAAGTGATGGCCTCCATTGAAAAGCAGGTGTCCACGCTGGCCCAACTACAGCATAAAAATCTTGTCTCCTACGAGTGCGTGCTCTGCATCAAGCGGAAGGAAGGCTTGCTTGTATATTTGGTCCAGGACTTCCTGCTCGGCACCAGCGTGTTCAGCATTTCCTCCTCGCTGGGCTGGTGCATGGACGGCGCACGGATGGTTGCGCGCGGCGTGCTGGATGCCCTAATATTCCTACACAACAAGGGTGTATCCCACAGTCACCTGCTCGACAGCACGGTTTTTATGGACAACACCGGCAATGTGCGGGTATCAGACTTTTCGCTCGTTCCCAATCTTCTAGAACTTCTGAGCGGAGCTGGACAAAGCAGCAGTTGCGGAGATTTACCCGCGCTAGGTGCCCTGGTGGAGAGCTTAATGCCCACTAACAGTTATGAGATGCGCGACTTTGTAGACAA ATGCAACTCGGACCGCACGCTTTCCGCATCAGAGTTGTTGGAGCATCCGTTCTTACGCTTCTACGTCGACAATGGCCAGCAGCAAGTGATGCCATTAccactgcagcagcatccTAGTACCGTCCAGCGCACTGGACCCGCCATGCCCTACCAGATACCGACACTGGCCTTAAGCCAATCCCGCCTGCGAACAGAGTTCGAGGTGCTCATGTACTTGGGAAAGGGTGCCTTTGGCGACGTCCTAAAGGTGCGCAACATTTTAGACAACCGAGAGTACGCCATCAAGCGCATTCCATTGCCCGCGAGGAGTCGCCAGTTGTACAAAAAGATGACGCGCGAGGTGGAGCTACTTTCGCGGCTGAATCATGAGAACGTAGTTCGATACTTTAATAGTTGGATAGAGAGTGTGGATGACGCAGATGCCGCTGAGATGGATAAACTGCTGGGTGGTGAGTGGTCCCAGAGCCAGCAGGACCTCAGCGTGAAGCCTGCCAAGTCACCACAGCTTGGGCCCACCttggaggaggatgaggatgaagAGGACAGCTCATCCAGCATGTGGAACGGTTACAT ACCCAACATGGAGGACTCCGATTCGGATGGCATTGAATTTGTGGACTCCAACGGCAAGGTGGCCGTCTACGACGACGAAGAGCAAGAGGATTCCACCAGAGGCAAGACCAATTCGCCAAAACCTCTGATGCAGGTCATGTACATTCAGATGGAGTTCTGCGAGAAATGCACACTGCG cACCGCAATCGATGACAATCTTTTCAATGACACGGATCGACTGTGGCGTTTATTTCGGGAGATCGCCGAGGGCCTCGCGCACATTCACCAGCAAGGCATTATTCATCGGGACCTAAAGCCCGTTAACATCTTCTTGGACTCGCACGATCAGATCAAGATCGGTGACTTCGGTCTGGCCACCACCAGTTTTCTGGCCCTGCAGGCCCACGACACAGCACCTGCGCCTGTGCACCAGATAACCAGTGCGGAGGACGGCACTGGCACTGGTAAGGTGGGCACCACTCTCTACGTGGCCCCCGAGTTGACGGGAAATGCTTCCAAGTCTGTGTACAACCAGAAGGTTGATATGTACACCCTGGGAGTCATTCTCTTCGAGATGTGCCAACCACCGTTCGACACAAGCATGGAGCGGGCTCAGACCATTATGGCCCTTCGCAATGTTTCCATCAATATACCGGATGCTATGCTCAAGGATCCCAAGTATGAGAAGACGGTGAAG ATGCTTCAGTGGCTTCTTAACCACGATCCCGCCCAGAGACCTACGGCGGAGGAGCTGCTCATCTCAGACCTGGTTCCACCAGCCCAGTTGGAGGCCAATGAGCTGCAGGAAATGCTGCGTCACGCGCTCGCCAATCCGCAGAGCAAGGCCTACAAGAACCTGGTCGCCAGGTGTCTTCAACAGGAGAGCGACGAGGTGCTGGAACACACCTACCACTTGGGTAGCAGCCGAGCTATGAAATCCTGGAACTCGGCCATCATAATCGACGATATAGTGTCCCTGAACCCCGTGATTGAGTTTGTTAAGGCTAAGGTCGTGAATCTGTTCCGCAAACACGGAGCCATAGAGGTGGACTCACCACTCCTGTCCCCACTTTCCGCAAGGAACAGCAGCGCGAATGCGAACGCCAATGCCGTGCACCTGATGACCCACTCGGGATGTGTGGTGGTGCTACCCTGCGACCTGCGGACACAGTTTGCCCGCCACGTGACCATGAACAGCGTGAATCTCATTCGGCGCTATTGCGTGGACCGTGTGTATCGGGAGGAGCGAGTGTTCAATTTCCATCCCAAACAAAGCTACGACTGCTCCTTCGATATAATTGCACCCACAACTGGAAGCCACCTGGTGGATGCGGAGCTGCTATCGTTGGCTTTTGAAATCACCAGTGAACTGCCCCGTTTGCGGGAAAAGAATCTGGCGATCCGCATGAATCACACTAATCTGTTGAGGGCCATCCTCATCTTCTGCAATGTACCAAAGGCTCAGTATGGAGCACTGTTCGAGAACACCATGGACTTCATCGAGTCGCGCATCTCACGCTTCCAATTTCACTCGAGCATAACAGGGATTATGGAAAAGTCGCGAACATCTGCGCAAACTCTGATGGACATGTTGTTAGCCAACTTTCTGCTGACTGGTTCCAGAAGCACGGTCGACGATTCCGCGCTGAAATCTTTGATGCGCGGAAAGGGCGAAGCGGCTTCACTGGCGAGAGGAGCACTACGGGAACTTGAAACCGTGGTGGGACTGGCTTACAGCCTAGGCGTAAAG TGTCCTATACACATATGGGCTGGCTTGCCCATCAGCTTCGATCGTGCCAGCAACGGTGGAATTGTGTGGCAGATGACCGCTGATCTGAAACCGAATCGCTCTGGTCATCCTTCGGTTCTGGCGATTGGGGAGAGATACGATTCCATGCTGCATGAGTTCCAGAAGCAGGCGCAGAAGTTTAATCCTGCCATGCCGGCACGAGGAGTGCTTAGTGGAGCGGGCTTGACGTTTTCCCTGGACAAACTGGTGGCTGCTGTGGGTGTGGAGTACGCTAAGGACTGTCGGGCGATAGATGTGGGCATTTGCGTGTGTGGAACCCGTCCGCCGCTAAAGGATGTGACCTACATCATGCGTCTGCTGTGGTCGGTTGGCATCCGTTGCGGCATTGTGGAGGCCGCCAGCGAGTTGGGCGATGAAGCGCAGGATCTTGCTCGCCTTGGGGCGTTACATGTCATCCTAGTGGCGGAAAATGGATCCTTGCGAGTGAGATCTTTCGAGCGGGAACGCTTTCAGGAGCGTCACCTGACCAGAACCGAACTGGTGGAGTTCATCCAGAAGATGCTGCGAACTGATGGACTCAATGGAACCACTGTCGACACCTTCAGCCAGTCGTCAACCACGGGTAGTGGCGACAGCAGAAGCAGTGGTGGTGGCAAGGAAAGGGAGCGCGGCGAGAATGGCCTGAGCACCTCCGCATCGAATGCCACCATTAAGAACAGCTACAGCCAGCTGCCGAATCTCCAGGTGACGTTTCTCACCCACGACAAGCCTACGGCGAACTACAAAAGGCGCCTGGAGAACCAGGTGGCCCAGCAGATGAGCTCAACGCTATCCCAGTTCCTCAAGAAAGAGACCTTCGTGGTCCTGGTGGTGGAGTTGCCACCAGCTGTTGTAAATGCCATTGTAGGGGCCATCAATCCTCGCGAGATACGCAAGAGAGAGACTGAACCGGAAATCAACTTTGTGATCGAGCG ATTTTCGAAGTACAAGCGCTATATATCCGAGATAAACGAAGAGGTGATGGACTATCTGGGCGATGCCAAGACTCCCATTGTGGCCTTGTACAGCATTTCCGATTCCTACTACCGCGTCATTATCTAG